The nucleotide sequence GCGCGAGGACGCAAGGCGGTGGTGGTAGTGGTGAGCGGGCTTCTCGGCCAACGGCTGATGTAGCGCCTCAGTGCCGGGTGAAAAATGTCGTCGAGAGGGTGACAGGCCATGTTTCGGGACGCAGGGGCGACCGGCCGATCGCCCCTGCCTGAACCATGCAGCGATACGCGTAGCGGGACCGGGGCCGGCGACAGCGCCAGGGTCAGGTCGCGCCAGCGGAGCCGGCCAGTCTGCCCCTATGGCGTCACGGCGGCGATAGACTCGCCGACGATCTGCACCAGGCGGTCAATCGTCTCCACTGGAGTGACCAGGGGCGGGGCGATGCAGATCGTATCGCCGATGACGCGGGTGAACAAGCCGCGGGCGGTCATCTCCTGCTGCACGCGCACGCCGACGTTGGCCGAGGCGGGGAAGGGTTCCTTGCTGGCCTTATCGGCGACCAGTTCCACTGCTGCCATCATGCCCTTGCCGCGCACGTTGCCGACGATGGGCATTTCTTCCAGTTCCTTGAGCGCGGCGTTGAGGTGCGCCCCGACCTCCGCGGCCCGCTCGACCAGCCCCTCACGCTCGATGATGGCGATGTTGGCCAGGGCCACAGCGCAGGCCGTGGGATGCCCCGAGTAGGTGAAGGCGTGCATCCAGCGCTTCTCCGGCGGCACGCTCTCGATCGCGTCGCGGATCTTATCGTTGACCCCGATGCCTCCCAGGGGAACGTAGCCCGAGGTGATCCCCTTGGCGAACTGCACAATGTCCGGCTCGACGCCATAGTGCTCCAGGGCGAACCAGCGCCCGGTGCGCCCGAAGCCGGTGATCACCTCGTCGGCGATCAGCAGCACCTCGTAGGCATCGCAGATCTCGCGAATGCGCTGGAAGTAGTCGTCCTGCGGGGGAATGACCCCGCCGGCCCCCTGGATCGGCTCGGCGATGAAGGCGGCAACCGTGTCGGGACCCTCGCGCAGAATGGCTTCCTCGAGCAAATTGGCCGCGGCCACGCCGTCGCTCACCTCGGGGGTTTTGTTCACGAAGCGGTAGGGGTAGGGCGATTCGATGTGGATAATGCCGGGCATGCGCGGCTCGAACATAGGCCAGTAGGACGGCAGGCCCGTCGCGGCCATAGCGGCCATGGTCACCCCGTGGTAGCCCTTCATGCGCGAGATAAACTTGACCTTCTCAGGCTTGCCGACGGCCTTCCAGTAGAAGCGCGCCGTCTTGAACGAGGTCTCGGTGCTCTCGGCCCCGCCGCTGGTGAAGAAGAACGTATTGATCGAGGGGTACATCAGTTCGGCCAGCTTCTCGGCCAGACGGATCGCCGGCAGGTTGGTCGAGCCGGCGTAGCCCGAGTAGAAGGCTAACTGGCGCATCTGGGCCGCGGCGGCCTCGGCCAGTTCTTCGCGCCCGTGGCCCACATTGACGTTCCACAGACCGCTCAGGCCGTCAATGTACTCCTTGCCGTTGATATCCTTGACCATGGCCCCCCGCCCCTCGACCCAGACGATTGGCTTCTTGTGGGCGCTGGGGTGGTACAGCGGATGGAGCAGGTGCTCGTGATCGGCATGGATGAGATCGCTTTCAATGGACACAAAGCCTCCTCATGCTTGCTAGAGACCCAGCGCGCCGCCTTCGTGCCGGGGTCGCCAGAGCCCGGGGGTACGGGATTGCGGGCAGGCGCTTCACCCTGCGGGCCAGGGTAAGATACCGCCGATTCTACTCCACATCGAACCGGCGCGCAAGGCAGTTGGCGGCAGACAGGGTTCGCTTCTGAGACGAACTCGGGCTTACCGCAGAGGGCGCGGAGAAGGAGCGAGGGTTGCCGGAAGCCCGACCTCTGCGTCCTTCGCGGTAAGCCCGAGTATGCGCCGGCTCCATGCAAGCGCCGGACGTCGCATCGGTTATGGGTTGATCAGAGACCGGATCGTCTCCGACAGAGCGGCGAAGTCAATCGGCTTGGCGAGGAACGCATTGCAGCCGACGTTGAGGGCGCGCTGGCGATCCTCGTCGAGGGCATAGGCTGTCAGGGCGACAATCGGGAGATGCGCCGTTTCCGGGTTTGATCGCAGACGATGGGTTGTCTGCCAGCCATTGAGTTTCGGCAGGCCCATATCCATGAGCACCAGATCTGGTTGCTCACTGTGGGCCAGACGTAAGGCCTCGATGCCATCAGCCGCCGCAATCACCTCGAAGCCTGCCATGTGCAGGTAGGTCATCACCAGATTGCGGACCATTGGTTCATCTTCTACCACGAGAATGCGTGCCATTAGTATCCCTCGATGGACCTGTTTGAGCCTGTCCAGATAACCGGGTTATCCCCTTACGTTCTGGAAAGGGCGCGGTCCTCTGGCCCTTCCTTCAGGCAGGGGCGCGGGGAAATCCGGTTTCCCTGCAGGAGTTATCCGGCAAGATTTTTCTGCCTTTGATACCCGATGAGCGCCCGAATGCTGCGCAGCAGATCATCGCCGCGGAAGCTGCCCTTGCGCAAGATGTTCTCGACTGAGCGGGTCAGATAGTCATGCTCGTGTGGGGCGAGTTCCTTTGCCGTCACCACCAGAACTGGCAGGGTGTCGCCGCCAGGACGCGCCCGTATTTCGCTGATGAGGGTTATTCCGTCCATTCGCGGTAACATCAGATCCACGATCGCCAGATCAGGGGCTTGCTGGTCGAACAACGCTAGCGCCTCGACTCCATCCGGGGCGGTCTCTATCTTCCAGTCCTGTTCGCTGAGCACGCGTTGCAAATACTTGCGTAACTCGCCGTCATCCTCCACCAGGAGCACCCGTTGGGGAGGAGTTCTATCGTGCAGGAGGCTGGCGATCATCCGGGTCAATTGCCCGATCTCTACCGGCTTGGGCAGACAGGCGGCGGCGCCAAGCACCAGACCGCGCTTACCCTCGGGGTCGATCGTTAGCAACACCACCGGGATGGCCGCGGTTGCAGGATTGGCTTTGAGCTGCCGGAGCACGGCCCAGCCGTCCACCCCCGGCATCAACAGGTCGAGAATGATCAGATCGGGGAGCAGCGCGGTTGCCAGTGCAAGCCCCTCCTCGCCGCCTGCGGCCGTCTCGAAGTGCAGATCCGGTCGAGCCAGCGCGCGAGGCAACAGGTCGCGGATCATCGGATCGTCGTCAATCACCAGCACGATCTGCGTCTCCACATGAGCATCACTGGCTGAAGACGCATGATACTGAGATGACGCCTCTGGGGAATGACGACCCGGCGCCGGCAGTTCCGGCTGGGAGTGTCCCTCCGGGATCTGCGGCATGGTGAGGGTAAAAGTAGAGCCAACCCCCGGCGCGCTGACGACGCTGATCTCGCCTCCCAGGAGACGCGCCAGGCGCTGGCTCAGGGCCAGGCCCAACCCCGTGCCGCCGTACTTGCGGGTTGAAGATGAATCGACCTGCATAAAGTCGCGGAAGAGATCTTTCAGATGCTCGGGGCTGATGCCAATGCCCGTGTCGTGGATCGCGAAGCTGATCTGCGCCGGGCGCCCATTGCTGGCGGGTTGCGCTAATACCTCAATAATCACTGTTCCGTCCTCGGTAAACTTGCAGGCATTGCCGGCCAGATTGACCAGGATCTGTTGCAGGCGCAGCTCGTCGCTCACGATGACGGGAACCGCGTCGGCTATTTGAACGACGATCCGGTTTCGGTTCTGTGTGGCAAGGGGCTGAACTGAATTCACGACGCGCTGGATCAGGGGCGCTATGGACAGTGGATTGGGTCGGATCTGCATCATCCGGCCTCGATCTTTGATAGATCGAGGATATCATTGATAATTGCCAGCAAGTGTTTCCCCGCCGTCCGAATAGACTCAAGGTCCCTGATGGTTTCGGCGGTCGCAGTGGTTGCGAGGGTGCAAGCGAGGAGTTCAGCATACCCGAGGATGGCCGTGAGGGGGGTGCGCAACTCGTGGCTCATGGTTGCCAGGAAGCGGCTCTTGGCCAGATTGGCCGCATCGGCGGCCTCTTTGGCCGCGCGCAGCGCCTGCTCGGTCTGCTTGCGCTCGGTGATGTTGCGGATGATGGTTTGAACCGCTGGCACACCCTGATCGTGAAACGGCAGCACTACCAGTTCCACCTCGATGGTTGCGCCGTCGGGTTGGATCACCTGCCGGTCCACCAGCACCGGCGTTCCGTCGGGATGCGGAGTTACCGCGCCAATAGCCGGGTGAACCGGCTGGCCGATCAGGGAAGCGCTCCGGTCGCTGCCGAGCAGGAGCGCAGCAGCCGCGTTGGCGTAACGGATGTTCTTGCCATCGTGTACAATCACGGCATCGGGCGAAAGTTCAGTTAACTGGCGATAGCGGCGCTCATTTTCCGCCAGTTGTTGCCGGGCCTGCGCCAGTCGGCTCAGCATCGTATTGATTGCGTTGCCGAGTTGACCGACTTCGTCGTTGCCCGTGAAGCTGATCCGCGCTCCCAGTTGATCGTCGTCCACCGCAGCGACTTCGTTCCTGAGCCTGATAATCCGAGCCAGGACCATATGCTCTAACATCCAGAAAACCGTTGCGGTGAAGACAAGCCCCGCGCCGAGCAGGACCAGCGTATACTTATAGGTCGTTTGCTTGCCAAGTTGATACACCTCGCGGGGCAGGCTGAGCGCCAGCAGCACGCCAGGGCCGCCATAGAGATCGGGAACATGGATCACTCCGCAGATGCGCTGGTCGTCAATGGGGGCAACCCTGATCGGCTGCTCAGGAGTAAGGGTTTCCGCCAGCGCCCGCAGGTCGGCTGGCAGCGCAGGGTCATCGAAACGGGCGACATTGAGTGGCAGACGGGTCACTTCCCGGAGCCGGGCGAGTTCGTGGGCATCAAGCCATCGGCCCATCACCAGGGTGCCCGCTGGCGGCCCCTCACCCAGACTGGTCAGGATGGGGTGCGCGGCGATCAGCATCGGGCCATCGGTCAGCATCATGATCCCACTCAACTGGTTGTCAGCGCTGCGGTGTTGGAGCAAGAACGCGTTGGCCCCATCGAAGCGCAGCAATTCCGAGGGTACTGGCGCTTCTGTCTCTTCGGCCAGATTGAAGGCGCGGGCGACAACCACCTCGCCCGCGGGGTTGACAAAGCCAACGTAGCTCAGGTGATTGTTGATGAAGGTGGCGTCTATCAGGTTGTTGTCAATGTACGTCGGGTCTGGCGCGCTGACGAAGGCGTAGCTATCGTCCCATACCGCGTAATCACGGGTCACC is from Chloroflexaceae bacterium and encodes:
- a CDS encoding aspartate aminotransferase family protein, with product MSIESDLIHADHEHLLHPLYHPSAHKKPIVWVEGRGAMVKDINGKEYIDGLSGLWNVNVGHGREELAEAAAAQMRQLAFYSGYAGSTNLPAIRLAEKLAELMYPSINTFFFTSGGAESTETSFKTARFYWKAVGKPEKVKFISRMKGYHGVTMAAMAATGLPSYWPMFEPRMPGIIHIESPYPYRFVNKTPEVSDGVAAANLLEEAILREGPDTVAAFIAEPIQGAGGVIPPQDDYFQRIREICDAYEVLLIADEVITGFGRTGRWFALEHYGVEPDIVQFAKGITSGYVPLGGIGVNDKIRDAIESVPPEKRWMHAFTYSGHPTACAVALANIAIIEREGLVERAAEVGAHLNAALKELEEMPIVGNVRGKGMMAAVELVADKASKEPFPASANVGVRVQQEMTARGLFTRVIGDTICIAPPLVTPVETIDRLVQIVGESIAAVTP
- a CDS encoding response regulator, whose translation is MARILVVEDEPMVRNLVMTYLHMAGFEVIAAADGIEALRLAHSEQPDLVLMDMGLPKLNGWQTTHRLRSNPETAHLPIVALTAYALDEDRQRALNVGCNAFLAKPIDFAALSETIRSLINP
- a CDS encoding response regulator — protein: MMQIRPNPLSIAPLIQRVVNSVQPLATQNRNRIVVQIADAVPVIVSDELRLQQILVNLAGNACKFTEDGTVIIEVLAQPASNGRPAQISFAIHDTGIGISPEHLKDLFRDFMQVDSSSTRKYGGTGLGLALSQRLARLLGGEISVVSAPGVGSTFTLTMPQIPEGHSQPELPAPGRHSPEASSQYHASSASDAHVETQIVLVIDDDPMIRDLLPRALARPDLHFETAAGGEEGLALATALLPDLIILDLLMPGVDGWAVLRQLKANPATAAIPVVLLTIDPEGKRGLVLGAAACLPKPVEIGQLTRMIASLLHDRTPPQRVLLVEDDGELRKYLQRVLSEQDWKIETAPDGVEALALFDQQAPDLAIVDLMLPRMDGITLISEIRARPGGDTLPVLVVTAKELAPHEHDYLTRSVENILRKGSFRGDDLLRSIRALIGYQRQKNLAG
- a CDS encoding PAS domain S-box protein, producing MNLAFNPLSLRVRTFAVLAVLLGALVVALPLLANTIFAEGFRQVEAQSVTEQVEQAANALADSLTSLEQVTRDYAVWDDSYAFVSAPDPTYIDNNLIDATFINNHLSYVGFVNPAGEVVVARAFNLAEETEAPVPSELLRFDGANAFLLQHRSADNQLSGIMMLTDGPMLIAAHPILTSLGEGPPAGTLVMGRWLDAHELARLREVTRLPLNVARFDDPALPADLRALAETLTPEQPIRVAPIDDQRICGVIHVPDLYGGPGVLLALSLPREVYQLGKQTTYKYTLVLLGAGLVFTATVFWMLEHMVLARIIRLRNEVAAVDDDQLGARISFTGNDEVGQLGNAINTMLSRLAQARQQLAENERRYRQLTELSPDAVIVHDGKNIRYANAAAALLLGSDRSASLIGQPVHPAIGAVTPHPDGTPVLVDRQVIQPDGATIEVELVVLPFHDQGVPAVQTIIRNITERKQTEQALRAAKEAADAANLAKSRFLATMSHELRTPLTAILGYAELLACTLATTATAETIRDLESIRTAGKHLLAIINDILDLSKIEAG